A stretch of DNA from Cyanobium sp. AMD-g:
GACCATTGCGCAAGCTTCACCTGGAACCCGGTGAGTTCGCCTACCGAAGTGGAGACAGTGGGCAGGATGTGTATCTTGTCCGCACCGGGTCGATCGAATTGGTCACCCTCTATCCAGAAACCGGTGAAGGCGTGGATGGGCGCCTTGGGCCCGGCCATGTCTTTGGTGAAGTGGAGCTCATCGACGGCCGCACCCGCACCCACACGGCCCGGGCTTCCCAGCCCACGGAGCTGCTGTTGTTCAGCCGTGACGAGCTGATGGATCTGCTGTTCGAGCACCCCGAGCGCAGTCTTGTGCTGGGACGCAGCGTTTTTGATCGCCTCCGCGACCTCTACACCAACGAAACCCTTGAGTCCGATCTGGCCCGCCTGCGGGAGGAGATGCAGGCCAGCATCCGCGACGCGGTCGTGGCCCATGAAGGGCGGGTGGTGCGCAGCCACAGCGGCATGGCCGCCATCGCCGTTCCGATCGTGCTGATGGTGCTGCTGGCGATCGGTTCCTACTGGTACTTTCACCGGAGCTGAACCAGGGGCCCGAACAGATCCTGGTGGAGTCCCCACGGCGCCATTACCACCTACCCCAAGCCATGACGATCAAGTCGGTCCCCCCGGAAGACAAAGAGCGCAGCCTCTCGGAGTTCAGGCAGAGAATCACAGCCGACGTGGAGGCCGGCATCGACGGCCATGAGCGCAAGATGACGCGGATGGGGTTCGTCTTCCTGGCGATCTTCTTCGGGGTCGTCGGCCTGATGGCGGTCCTGCCCTGAAGCTCCCCCTTCGCTGAAGGGGGACGGCCTCAGGTCAGGCGAGCTGGCTCAGACCGCGGCTTTCTGGCTGGCCAGCAGGTTCTTGAGCTTGGCCAGTTCGCCGGCCCAGCGGGGATCGGGGGCACCTTCGCCGACGGCGTCGGCATGGACCACCTTGTTGACGCTCTTGCGGGCGGGCGTCGTGGCGCTGCCAGGGCGACGGTCGGCACCGGCGGCTCCGCGGCTGTCACGGCGCTGCTCGGAAATCTCGATGCGCAGGCTGCTGCCGCCGAAGTCCTTGCCGTTGAGCTGGGCGATCACCGCCTCGGCCTGGGCCAGATCCTCGACGTTGGCGAAGCCGAAGCCCCTGCAGCCGCCGGTCTCCCGGTCGTTCACCGCCTTGAAGCGCACCCCCTCTCCCACGTTCGAGAAGAGAGCTTCCAGCTCTTTGGCATCAAAGGTTTGCGGCAGATTGCCGACATAGAGACGAACGCTCATGGGGAGGGGGCTCGGGAAAGGGAAAAACTCTGGCAGGCGGTGCGATCGCGCCATTGCATCCAGCAGTTAATCACGCCGTGGGTCCGCCTCCTTCGCCTCGCCCTGGCGAACCAGCCACGCCTGGGCCGCCACAACGGCCGCTTCGGCCAAAGCTTGATCCGCCAACTCCGCTGTCTCCGTTGCTGCTGTTCCGCCCAGGCGACCGAAGGCCCATTCGGCCGTGAGGTGGTCGATCAGCTGGCCGAGCCGGGGGCCCGGAGCGATGGTCAGCAGCTGTTGCAGGCGGCGGCCGTCCAGGGGCGGCCGGGGATGAAACAGACGATCCGTCGGATCCCGCCAGCGCCGCAGCGCCAGTTGTGCCGCCGCCGGATCCAGGTGCAGCAGCAGGGCGGGCAGCTCCTCCTCCAGCTGGCGCTGCAGGGCCAGACGCTCCGTTTCTGCCAGCGCTTCCAGCTTCAGCGCACCGGTGTCCCCTGGCGTCTGCCGGAGACAATCGAGCCATTGGCGCAGCCGCTGGCAGCGCTGCTGCAGGCGGCGGCTGGCCCGCAGCCGATCCAGGGTCGGGCCATCCAGCACGGCCGCCAGCCTTGCCAGGGGCAGGGCCCAGGCTGCCTCGTCGGGCGTGAGGCCGCAGCATTCCGGCCGCTCGGGACCGAGGGGCTGCAGCGACACCGCGCTTCCGTCAGCACCTCCCCAGGGCTGGAGCAGTCCCGCCTCCAGCGCCTGAGCCAGGCCCTGATGCCCCTGGCCAGAGGCGGCCAGCCGCTCCAGTTCCGCCAGCACCCTCTCCCCGGCCACGGCGGTGATCCGCTGGCAGTGGCGCCGGATCAGCTCCCAGGTGGCCGGGGCGATGGCGAAGTCCAGGTCGCAGGCCAGCCGCACCCCGCGCAGCAACCGCAGGGGGTCGTCCAGCAGGTTGGCCTCGCTGATCGCCACCATGCGGCGCGCCGCCAGATCCGCAAGGCCGCCGCAGGGGTCGATCAGCCGCAGATCGGCGGCCTCGTTGCTGCTCACGACCGCCCCCTGCAGGGGCAGGGCGATGGCGTTGACGGTGTAGTCGCGGCGGCCCAGATCGGCGGCCAGATCCCCCCCGCCACAGCGGGCCAGGTCGATCGTCCAGCCCTCCAGCACCAGCCGCGCGATCGAACGCTCCTGGTCGAGCACCACACAGGTGCCGCCATAGCGACGCCCCAGCTGCCGGGCCAGGTCCATGGCGTCGCCAGGCACCACCAGGTCCAGATCCGGCTGGGCGGCCAGCCGACCCAGCAGGCCGTCACGGACCGCCCCCCCCACCAGGGCTGAGCCCGCTGGAAACCGGTCGGGGGCCACAGGCCAGCGCTCCGGTGCCAGGGCCAGCCACAGCTCCGAGACTTGACGTCCCGGCTCGCACGCCACAATGGGCGCCCTGCTGGGCCGCGGCGGCATGTGCATCTGCGTGGATTGCCACTGGGTCGAGCGCTGTCAGGCCTACCACGCGGTCGAGCGTCAGCACGGCGTCGTCCACCTCACCATGAGCCCCGATTTCAGCCCCCGGCAGCCCCGCATCCACGTGCAGGTGCTTGATCTCGACGACACGGCGGCCAGCGTCGGTGTGGAGTGGGACGTGCGGGCCTGCTCCGACTTCCGCTCCGATCCGGGCCGCTGGCGCCGCTGCCGCCCCGATGGGCCCCTGCCGTCATGACCGGCCTTCCCGATCCGGACGGTCGTCCCTGGCTGCTTGCGCTGCACAGCTCCAGCGACAGCCTCGGGGTGGGGTTGCAGCGGCTTGGGGCAGCGCAGCCTGAGCGGCTGGAGCGTTTCCCCCTCGGCCGCTCCCTCTCCAATGGCCTGTTCGATTGCCTGGAATCGGTGCTGCCGGCCAGCGCCTGGACCCGGCTGGGTCGTCTGGCGGTGGCCACGGGGCCTGGTGGCTTCACCGGTACCCGCCTGACGGTGGTGCTGGCCCGCACCCTGGCCCAGCAGCTGGCTCTGCCCCTCGACGGGATCAGCAGTTTCCAGCTGATGGCCCGCCGTCTGCTCGGCGGGCCCATGCCGCCCAGCGAGACGGGCGCTTTCTGGCTGCTGCAGGAACTGCCCCGTCGCGGGGTGGTGGCGGGGCTCTACGGCGCCGACCCGGGCCAACCCGGGGGCGTGGCTGAGCTGGAGGCCCCAAGGCTGCACCGGGGTCGCGACGCCCTGGCCCCCTTCCCCATCCACCCCGCCGAGGTGTGCCTGCCGGAGGACGTGATCCAGTTGCTCGGCTTCAGTGCCGCCAGCGCCGCCGCCGGCCGGAGCGCCCCCTGGCAGCCGGTGCTGCCCCTCTACCCCACCAGTCCGGTGGAGGCGCTCCCATGCTGAGCCGTCCCGGCCCCCAATCCCGGCCCCGCCGCCGCCCGCGCCGTCCGGAAAACACCGGGCCGGCGCCGACGGGTCCCTCCCCGCGGGTCCGCCGTGCGCCCCCCGCACCGCGTCGACCGGGCCGGGGCAGGGGGGTGCTGGTCGGTCTGGTCGGACTGGGTCTGCTGTGGCTGTCCCGGGGGGTGTGGTGGCCCACGCCGCCGCCGCCCCAGATGATCCTGGTGCTGGGGGGGGATGCGGATCGGGAGGCGGCGGCGGCCCGTCTGGCCCGCACCGATGGGCTGCCGGTGGTGGTCACCGGAGGCACCAACCCCGAGTACGCCCACTGGCTGTTCCAGCAGAAGGAAGGCTTGCCCCCCCGCCAGGTCCAGCTTGATTACCGCGCCCGGGACACGGTGTCCAACTTCACCTCCCTGGTCGACGATCTGCGCAAGTCCCGCATCCGCCACGCCCTGCTCGTCACCTCCACCGATCACATGCAGCGGGCCTTGCTGGTGGGACGGATCGTGGCCGGAAGCCGCGGCATTCACCTCACCCCGGTCTCCGTGCCCTGCGGCGATCTGTGCGTCGTCGAGAGCCGGCGGCGCCTCTGGGGCGATGGCGCCAGGGCGGCCCTGTGGGTGATCAGCGGCCACGACATCAGGCCCTGGGTGGAAGAGCGGGTGGCTCCCTGGCTGGAGAAAGCAGGCTTCCGCTGATCGGGCCAAGGTCGAGCATCCGGTTGATCTGCTCCTGGGCGGCACGGGTCGCCGCATCCAGGTCGGGGCGTCGTCGCGAGGCCGGCGGTGGAATCGGTGTGCCGATGCGGATGTGGATCGGCACCAGCCGGGGCCCATGGCCGCCCGGACCCAGGGCCCGGTGGCTGTTGATGATCGCCACCGGCAGCAAGGGCACCCCAGCCCGGGCCGCCAGCAGGGCCGCCCCTGGCTGGGGCTGGTTGACGCGGCCATCCGGCTGGCGGGTGCCGTCGAGGAAGACACCGGTGGCCCAGCCCTGCAGCAGCCGGTCGGTGGCGGTGCGGATCGCTTCGCGGTCGCCGGCGCCCCGCTCCACCGGGTAGGCGCCGCAGGCCCGGATGATCGGCCCCAGCAGTGGCACCCGGAACAGTTCCGCCTTGGCCATGAAGGCCACGGGCCTGCCGAGGGCATGGCCCAGGAGTGGTGGATCCAGGTGGGAGCCATGGTTGGCCACCACCACCACGGCGCCCTCCAGAGGCACGTTGTCGTTGCCGGTGGTCTGGCCCCGGAACAGCACCCGGAAGACCGGAAAGACCAGCAGGTAGCTGATCAGCCGATAGGTCAGGCTCGGCTTCGGGGTGCTCAGCAGGGCTGGGGGATCGGCCGGGGGCCGGCGGCGGCGCCTCACTGGCCCAGGTCGCCCGTGCCGGCGATCTGGGCGGTGCCGAGCCCGGGGCAGCTGCGCTTGATCAGGCCACTGAGCACGTTGCCGGGGCCGATCTCCACCGCTGTGGTGATGCCCGCGCCCTGCAGGCCTTCCATCGTTTCGCGCCAGCGCACCCCCCTGGTCATCTGCTGGCGCAGGCGCTCCTTGAGCACGCTGGCGGAGGTTTCGGGCCGGGGATCGGCGTTGCTGAGCACAGGGACGCGGGCGTCGGCGAAGGGCACCGCCTCCAGTTCGCTGGCGAAGGCCGCGGCGGCGCTGGCCATGAAAGGGGAATGGAAGGCGCCGGAGACGGCCAGGGGGATGGCCCGTTTGCAGCGCACTGTGGCGCTGACGCTGGCCACCGCCTCCGGGGTGCCGGAGAGCACCACCTGGGCGGCGCTGTTGTCGTTGGCGATGACCACCCCCTCGGTGGCCGCCACCACCCGCTCCAGTTCGTCGCGGTCGAAGCCCATCACGGCGGTCATGGCGCCGCCGCCGGCGGCGGCCATCAATTCGCTGCGGCGGCGCATCAGCTTCAGGCCGGTCTCGGCATCGAAGACCCCGGCGGCGTAGAGCGCCACCAGTTCGCCCAGGCTGTGGCCAGCCACCAGCAGGGCCGTGCGGCCCTGCCGGTGCAGTTCGTCCACCAGCAGACTCTCGACCACGAACAGGGCCGGCTGGGTGTTGCGGGTGTCGTTGAGATCGCTGGGTTCGCCGGGGTCCCCGCTGCCGCCGGCTTCTGAGCCGGCGCAGATGGCCAGCAGGTCGCGGCCGAGCAGCGCTGAGGCCCGATCAAAGCGCTCCCGGGCGCCGGGCAGGTCGATCACCCCCTCGGCCATGCCCGGCTTCTGCGAACCCTGTCCCGGAAACACCCAGGCGATGGCCATGCAAGCCTCCCGTGCAACGGCAGGAGATTAGGGCTCGGCAGGCGGGCGGCCGGGACCGCTCCAGCGGAACAGGGCGGCGCCCCAGCTGAGGCCGGCGCCGAAGCCGCTGCTGGCGATCAGATCGCCGGCGCCCACCCGGCCATCGCGGACCGCCTCGTCGAGCATCAGGGGGATCGTGGCGGCGGAGGTGTTGCCATAGGCCGAGAGATTGCTGAGCACCCGCTCGGCGGGCATGGCGAAGCGGTCGGCCACCGCATCGAGGATGCGCTGGTTGGCCTGGTGAAGCAGCAGCCAGTCGATGTCGGCGGCGGCGGTGCCGGTGGCCTCGAGCAGCTCGGCCAGCACGGCGGGCACTTCCCGCACGGCGAACTTGTAGACCTCCTGGCCGTTCATGTGGATCGGCGCGAAGCCACCCACCTGGGCCGAGAGATCCCCCACCAGGGGCCGGTGCTCGGCCACCTGGGCCAGGGTGAGGCAGGCGTTGCGGCTGCCGTCCGAGCGCATGCGGAAGCCCACCAGGGCGTCCTCGCCAGGGTCGCAGGCCTGGACGGCCAGGGCACCGGCGCCATCGCCGAAGAGCACACAGGTGCGGCGGTCGTCCCAGTCGAGCCAGCGGCTGAGCTGGTCGGCACCGATCACCAGCACCCGCTGCATCGTGCCGCCGCGGATGTACTGGGCCGCCGTGATCAGGGCGAACAGGAAGCCGCTGCAGGCCGCCGTCAGATCGAAGGCCACCGCCCGGTGGGCCCCCAGGGCCGCCTGGACCCGGGGAGCGGTTCCGAACAGGTCGTCGGGGCTGGAGGTGGCCAGCAGGATCAGATCCACCTCGTCGGGGGCCCAGCCCGCATGGGCCAGGGCCGCCCGGCCGGCCTCGGCGGCCAGGCTGGTGACGGTTTCACCAGGGCCGGCCACGCGCCGGGCGCCGATGCCGGTGCGGCTGCGGATCCAGCCGTCGTTGGTTTCGACCCGCTCGCTCAGCTGGTCGTTACTGATGCTGGCGGCGGGGAGAGCGCGTCCGCAGCCCACCAGGGCCATCCCCCGCAAGGCGGCCGTGGTCACCGTCGTGTCTGAGCCGAGCGGCACCCATTCGGTTCACAGGTGGCCACAGTCAACCACAGGTGGTTGCCACTCCGGCGCTCCCCTCGCCGAGGGCGTGCAGGTCGTCCATGACGCCGTGGCTGGCGGCGGAGTGGGCCAGCCGCAGGGCGCTCACCACCGAGAGGGCCCGGCTGCTGCCGTGGCCGATGACGCAGATCCCATCGACACCGAGCAGCAGGGCGCCGCCGTGCTCGGCATGGTCGAGGCGCTTCTTGATCCGCACCAGGTTGCTGCGCAGGAACGCCGACCCCACCTTGCCCCGGCGACCCCGGGGCAGCTCGGCGCGAAGCACATCCAGCAGGACGCTGCCCACCGATTCGAGGAACTTCAGCAGCACGTTGCCGGTGAAGCCATCGCAGACCACGACGTCGAAATCCCCGGAGAGGATGTCGCGGCCTTCGCAGTTGCCGGCGAACACGAAGCGCTCGTCACCCGCCAGCAGCGGATGGGTGCGCAGGCAGAGGTCGTTGCCTTTGCACTCTTCCTCGCCGATGTTCACCAGGCCGATGCGGGGCCGTTTCACCTGCAGCACGTCGCGGCTGTAGATGTTCCCGAGCAGGGCGAACTGGTGCAGCCATTCAGGCTTGCAATCCATGTTGGCCCCGACATCGAGCACCAGGACCTGCTGGCTGGGGTCTTTGGTGGGGAACAGGGCGCCGATGGCCGGCCGATCGATGCCGGCCAGCCGGCCAAGGCGGAAGATTGCGGCGGCCATCACGGCGCCGGAGTTGCCGGCGGAATAGACGGCGGTGGCGTCGCCCTTCTTGACCAGATCCATGGCCACGTTGATGCTGGCGTCGCGCTTGCGGCGCACCACCGTGGCCTCCTCGTGCATGCCCACCGTGGGGCCACTGGGCACCAGTTCGATCAGGCCGCGTTGCACCGCCTCCTCCAGCTCGTGGCCCAGGCCCATCGCCGCCACCGCCTGGCGCAGCGGCTCCGGCTCGGCCACGAAGCGGATGCGCAGGGGCAGCAGGGCCACGGCCCGCAGGCATCCCTCCAGGATCGGCCCCGGGGCATGGTCTCCGCCCATGCCGTCGACGGCGACCCAGAGGCGCTGACGGTCATCGATGCCAGCCCCGGTGTGGGCCCCCTGCTGGAGGCGCCGCAGCGGATCGAAGACCAGGGGCTGGAGCACGGAGCCCGCCACGTTGGTGGCGGCGCCGGCCATGCTGCCCGCCACCGACACCGCCCCGGAGGCGGCACCGCTGGCGGTGGCGGTGGCGGTGCCCACCAGGCTGGTGACGGCCGCATTGCGCCTGTACCAGATCACCAGGCGGCGGATCGTGCGGTTGGGTTTGGGGCGGTTGGAGGCGTAACGGCGGCTGTCGCGCCCCGCGCCTTCAGGATCCTTCGGTGGCAACGGGTTCAACGATGCGCTGGAACAGATAGCCGGTGCCCCTGGCCGTGAGGATCAGCTCGGGGTTGGCTGGATCATCCTCCAGTTTGGAGCGCAGCCGCGAGATGTGGACATCCACCACGCGGGTGTCCACGTGACGCTCGGGGGTGTAGCCCCACACCTCCTTGAGGATCTCGCCGCGGCTGAAGGGTTCGCCGGAACGGCTCACCAGCAACTCGAGCAGGCTGAACTCCATGCCGGTGAGCCGGATGCGCTCGTCGCCCCGGTACACCTGCCGTTTGTTGGTGTCGATGCGGAGATCGCCCACCTGGATCACGCCGGAATTGGGAATCCCGGCGCCAGGGTCCTTCTCGACCCGTCGCAGCACGCAGCGGATGCGCGCCTCCAGCTCCTTGGGGCTGAAGGGCTTGACGACGTAGTCGTCGGCCCCGAGTTCGAGCCCCGTGATGCGGTCGGCCACGTCGCCGAGGGCGGTGAGCATCACGATCGGCACATCGGACTCCTTGCGCAGCTCCTGGCAGACGCCATAGCCGTCAAGTTTGGGCATCATCACGTCGAGGACCACAAGGTCAGGCAGGACGCGGTGGAACGCCTCGATGGCCTCCTCGCCATCGCAAGCTGTGACCACCTGATAGCCGATCATCGACAACCGGGTCTCGAGGATCCGGCGGATGCTGGCCTCGTCGTCGACGACGAGAATGGTTTCTTTGGCGGTGGGGGAGGCCGTCATTGCGGCGCGGAGAATGCAACACGGTTCCGACCCACTGAACCGGCCGGAAGGTCGCGAATTCACCGAACGCCACCTTTCTTCATACACCCCGCCCGCTCGCCTTGGCCCGTCCCGGTTCCTCGTTCGTCTGCCAGGCCTGTGGGGCCAGGACGCGGCAGTTCTTCGGCCGCTGCTCCGGCTGCGGCGGCTGGAACACGCTGGTGGAGCAAAGCGAGCCGAGTGCTGACACACGCCGCCGCCGCCCGGTGGCCGATACGGCGGCTGCGGCGCCGGGCCGTCCCAGCCGCTCCGAACCGAT
This window harbors:
- a CDS encoding RNA-binding protein produces the protein MSVRLYVGNLPQTFDAKELEALFSNVGEGVRFKAVNDRETGGCRGFGFANVEDLAQAEAVIAQLNGKDFGGSSLRIEISEQRRDSRGAAGADRRPGSATTPARKSVNKVVHADAVGEGAPDPRWAGELAKLKNLLASQKAAV
- a CDS encoding 1-acyl-sn-glycerol-3-phosphate acyltransferase; amino-acid sequence: MRRRRRPPADPPALLSTPKPSLTYRLISYLLVFPVFRVLFRGQTTGNDNVPLEGAVVVVANHGSHLDPPLLGHALGRPVAFMAKAELFRVPLLGPIIRACGAYPVERGAGDREAIRTATDRLLQGWATGVFLDGTRQPDGRVNQPQPGAALLAARAGVPLLPVAIINSHRALGPGGHGPRLVPIHIRIGTPIPPPASRRRPDLDAATRAAQEQINRMLDLGPISGSLLSPAREPPALPPRA
- a CDS encoding YdcF family protein, which produces MLVGLVGLGLLWLSRGVWWPTPPPPQMILVLGGDADREAAAARLARTDGLPVVVTGGTNPEYAHWLFQQKEGLPPRQVQLDYRARDTVSNFTSLVDDLRKSRIRHALLVTSTDHMQRALLVGRIVAGSRGIHLTPVSVPCGDLCVVESRRRLWGDGARAALWVISGHDIRPWVEERVAPWLEKAGFR
- the fabD gene encoding ACP S-malonyltransferase, coding for MAIAWVFPGQGSQKPGMAEGVIDLPGARERFDRASALLGRDLLAICAGSEAGGSGDPGEPSDLNDTRNTQPALFVVESLLVDELHRQGRTALLVAGHSLGELVALYAAGVFDAETGLKLMRRRSELMAAAGGGAMTAVMGFDRDELERVVAATEGVVIANDNSAAQVVLSGTPEAVASVSATVRCKRAIPLAVSGAFHSPFMASAAAAFASELEAVPFADARVPVLSNADPRPETSASVLKERLRQQMTRGVRWRETMEGLQGAGITTAVEIGPGNVLSGLIKRSCPGLGTAQIAGTGDLGQ
- a CDS encoding Crp/Fnr family transcriptional regulator gives rise to the protein MRKLHLEPGEFAYRSGDSGQDVYLVRTGSIELVTLYPETGEGVDGRLGPGHVFGEVELIDGRTRTHTARASQPTELLLFSRDELMDLLFEHPERSLVLGRSVFDRLRDLYTNETLESDLARLREEMQASIRDAVVAHEGRVVRSHSGMAAIAVPIVLMVLLAIGSYWYFHRS
- the tsaB gene encoding tRNA (adenosine(37)-N6)-threonylcarbamoyltransferase complex dimerization subunit type 1 TsaB, with product MTGLPDPDGRPWLLALHSSSDSLGVGLQRLGAAQPERLERFPLGRSLSNGLFDCLESVLPASAWTRLGRLAVATGPGGFTGTRLTVVLARTLAQQLALPLDGISSFQLMARRLLGGPMPPSETGAFWLLQELPRRGVVAGLYGADPGQPGGVAELEAPRLHRGRDALAPFPIHPAEVCLPEDVIQLLGFSAASAAAGRSAPWQPVLPLYPTSPVEALPC
- a CDS encoding beta-ketoacyl-ACP synthase III, whose product is MALVGCGRALPAASISNDQLSERVETNDGWIRSRTGIGARRVAGPGETVTSLAAEAGRAALAHAGWAPDEVDLILLATSSPDDLFGTAPRVQAALGAHRAVAFDLTAACSGFLFALITAAQYIRGGTMQRVLVIGADQLSRWLDWDDRRTCVLFGDGAGALAVQACDPGEDALVGFRMRSDGSRNACLTLAQVAEHRPLVGDLSAQVGGFAPIHMNGQEVYKFAVREVPAVLAELLEATGTAAADIDWLLLHQANQRILDAVADRFAMPAERVLSNLSAYGNTSAATIPLMLDEAVRDGRVGAGDLIASSGFGAGLSWGAALFRWSGPGRPPAEP
- the rpaB gene encoding response regulator transcription factor RpaB, giving the protein MTASPTAKETILVVDDEASIRRILETRLSMIGYQVVTACDGEEAIEAFHRVLPDLVVLDVMMPKLDGYGVCQELRKESDVPIVMLTALGDVADRITGLELGADDYVVKPFSPKELEARIRCVLRRVEKDPGAGIPNSGVIQVGDLRIDTNKRQVYRGDERIRLTGMEFSLLELLVSRSGEPFSRGEILKEVWGYTPERHVDTRVVDVHISRLRSKLEDDPANPELILTARGTGYLFQRIVEPVATEGS
- the plsX gene encoding phosphate acyltransferase PlsX, whose protein sequence is MPPKDPEGAGRDSRRYASNRPKPNRTIRRLVIWYRRNAAVTSLVGTATATASGAASGAVSVAGSMAGAATNVAGSVLQPLVFDPLRRLQQGAHTGAGIDDRQRLWVAVDGMGGDHAPGPILEGCLRAVALLPLRIRFVAEPEPLRQAVAAMGLGHELEEAVQRGLIELVPSGPTVGMHEEATVVRRKRDASINVAMDLVKKGDATAVYSAGNSGAVMAAAIFRLGRLAGIDRPAIGALFPTKDPSQQVLVLDVGANMDCKPEWLHQFALLGNIYSRDVLQVKRPRIGLVNIGEEECKGNDLCLRTHPLLAGDERFVFAGNCEGRDILSGDFDVVVCDGFTGNVLLKFLESVGSVLLDVLRAELPRGRRGKVGSAFLRSNLVRIKKRLDHAEHGGALLLGVDGICVIGHGSSRALSVVSALRLAHSAASHGVMDDLHALGEGSAGVATTCG
- a CDS encoding Ycf34 family protein yields the protein MCICVDCHWVERCQAYHAVERQHGVVHLTMSPDFSPRQPRIHVQVLDLDDTAASVGVEWDVRACSDFRSDPGRWRRCRPDGPLPS
- a CDS encoding CCA tRNA nucleotidyltransferase produces the protein MACEPGRQVSELWLALAPERWPVAPDRFPAGSALVGGAVRDGLLGRLAAQPDLDLVVPGDAMDLARQLGRRYGGTCVVLDQERSIARLVLEGWTIDLARCGGGDLAADLGRRDYTVNAIALPLQGAVVSSNEAADLRLIDPCGGLADLAARRMVAISEANLLDDPLRLLRGVRLACDLDFAIAPATWELIRRHCQRITAVAGERVLAELERLAASGQGHQGLAQALEAGLLQPWGGADGSAVSLQPLGPERPECCGLTPDEAAWALPLARLAAVLDGPTLDRLRASRRLQQRCQRLRQWLDCLRQTPGDTGALKLEALAETERLALQRQLEEELPALLLHLDPAAAQLALRRWRDPTDRLFHPRPPLDGRRLQQLLTIAPGPRLGQLIDHLTAEWAFGRLGGTAATETAELADQALAEAAVVAAQAWLVRQGEAKEADPRRD